In Quercus lobata isolate SW786 chromosome 12, ValleyOak3.0 Primary Assembly, whole genome shotgun sequence, a genomic segment contains:
- the LOC115970146 gene encoding chaperone protein dnaJ 49-like — translation MEGNKDDALKCLRISKQAMEAGDRSQALKFISKACHLDPTLPVDDLLSEIEKESNGPGDPQTQGSSGPTNNGTSEPSKPSDKPSVCHRGPSSSSASTASASTSYMKEQIVIMRQIKKKKDYYEILGVEKSCTVEDRLRSTDSTIQTLATPNLRSAPTVRCFRHRLKWSQRKVLLFVNGGGEHFSPFDF, via the coding sequence ATGGAAGGGAATAAAGACGACGCTTTGAAATGCTTGAGAATCAGTAAACAAGCTATGGAAGCTGGAGATCGAAGCCAAGCCTTGAAATTCATCTCCAAAGCTTGTCATCTCGATCCCACTCTTCCGGTCGATGATCTCTTATCGGAGATTGAGAAAGAATCCAATGGGCCCGGTGATCCACAAACTCAAGGCTCCTCCGGGCCTACCAATAATGGTACATCGGAGCCATCGAAACCGTCTGATAAGCCATCGGTCTGCCACCGAGGTCCCTCTTCATCGTCGGCCTCAACGGCGTCTGCGTCGACCTCGTACATGAAGGAGCAAATCGTGATCATGAGgcagataaagaagaagaaagactaCTACGAGATTTTGGGGGTGGAGAAGAGTTGCACGGTCGAGGATCGCCTGAGATCTACAGATTCAACGATCCAAACCCTGGCTACTCCCAATCTCCGTTCAGCTCCGACGGTCCGGTGCTTCCGCCACCGACTGAAATGGAGCCAGAGGAAGGTTTTGCTCTTCGTGAATGGAGGCGGTGAGCATTTCAgtccttttgatttttga